A part of Limihaloglobus sulfuriphilus genomic DNA contains:
- a CDS encoding TIGR03790 family protein: MFLCRLMFAASICFLAFAAAAEPAEKDGNSPKGGHFSPEQVIVIADAGLDDSMRVAEYYAEKRGVPAENILRLELGGEVVSDIGKSDYEKKVKAPVKAFIDAWQGDQPPRCIVTTYGMPYRIRSYRPADSDGKKKQALEQYHAAALSEFEQTWSRAMAIAGDPSGIDVTQSSIAEKLPKVSNSFNQALQKIGAMGSGSAQSMRLQDFLGLYYSMYGLDMTEALCSRLKVDFALNGHSKDKPELAELVHPRNYVPDADAEVPDEEAIENYKNRFGLTGLLVRLELDIDALTGRETGAALDSELAMVNCGEYSLYKWQTNELKGDVASADSKTLIVSRLDGPTADIACSLVDGAMIAEQIGLNGLACFDSRGYTSGSKPGLDVYDVDIVTAYRNFKDAGWKCILDRTESVFPVGKCDGTAVYCGWYSLKNYKPAFSFVPGAVGYHIASWEAVDMRNVQSNQWVPGLLNDGITATIGAVAEPYLQSFPLPSEFFASLLEGYSLGEAYFNTLPFNSWQQMLIGDPLYRPFGEKK; encoded by the coding sequence ATGTTTTTATGCCGTTTGATGTTTGCAGCTTCAATTTGTTTTTTAGCCTTTGCGGCGGCCGCTGAGCCGGCGGAGAAGGATGGAAATTCGCCTAAGGGTGGGCATTTCTCGCCTGAGCAGGTGATAGTTATCGCCGACGCGGGGCTTGATGATTCTATGCGGGTCGCGGAGTATTATGCTGAAAAACGGGGGGTACCCGCAGAAAACATCCTCCGGCTGGAGCTTGGCGGTGAGGTTGTCTCCGATATCGGCAAAAGTGATTATGAGAAGAAGGTTAAGGCGCCGGTTAAGGCGTTTATCGATGCGTGGCAGGGTGATCAGCCGCCGCGATGTATTGTAACGACTTACGGTATGCCGTACAGGATCCGCAGCTACCGGCCGGCCGATTCTGACGGCAAGAAAAAACAGGCTCTGGAGCAATATCATGCCGCGGCATTGTCGGAATTCGAGCAAACCTGGTCAAGGGCGATGGCGATCGCGGGTGATCCGTCGGGGATTGATGTTACACAGTCTTCTATCGCGGAAAAACTTCCTAAGGTCAGCAATTCCTTTAACCAGGCTTTGCAGAAGATAGGCGCGATGGGCAGCGGCTCTGCGCAGAGTATGCGTCTTCAGGATTTTCTGGGCCTCTATTACAGCATGTACGGTCTGGATATGACAGAGGCGCTTTGTTCGCGTTTGAAGGTTGATTTTGCTCTTAACGGCCATTCGAAGGATAAGCCCGAGCTCGCGGAGCTGGTTCACCCGAGAAACTATGTTCCCGATGCGGACGCAGAAGTTCCTGATGAGGAGGCTATAGAAAATTACAAGAACCGTTTCGGGCTCACGGGGCTGCTGGTTCGGCTTGAGCTGGATATTGATGCCCTCACCGGCAGAGAGACCGGCGCGGCTCTTGATTCTGAGCTGGCAATGGTCAACTGCGGTGAGTACAGCCTCTATAAATGGCAGACTAATGAGCTCAAGGGCGATGTCGCAAGTGCGGACTCTAAGACGCTGATTGTCTCACGCCTTGACGGGCCGACGGCAGATATCGCATGTTCACTTGTTGACGGGGCGATGATCGCCGAGCAGATAGGCCTTAACGGATTGGCGTGTTTTGATTCCCGCGGATATACCTCGGGCAGTAAACCCGGGCTTGATGTGTATGATGTCGATATCGTAACCGCGTACCGCAATTTTAAAGATGCCGGCTGGAAATGTATTCTCGACCGTACCGAATCAGTCTTTCCCGTTGGCAAGTGCGACGGTACGGCTGTTTACTGCGGCTGGTACAGCCTGAAAAATTACAAGCCGGCTTTTAGTTTTGTCCCCGGCGCGGTGGGATATCATATTGCCAGCTGGGAGGCGGTTGATATGCGAAATGTCCAGAGCAATCAGTGGGTGCCGGGCCTGCTCAATGACGGGATAACGGCAACCATCGGAGCGGTGGCAGAGCCGTATCTTCAGTCTTTCCCGCTGCCCAGCGAGTTTTTCGCTTCACTGCTTGAGGGGTACTCACTCGGCGAGGCGTATTTCAACACGCTGCCGTTCAATTCATGGCAGCAGATGCTCATAGGTGATCCGCTCTACAGGCCGTTTGGAGAAAAGAAGTAA
- a CDS encoding sugar transferase, giving the protein MYSILKRVLDILISLGAILLLLPVYLTVAVYIKCVSPGAAVFRQERAGRNAKPFILYKFRTMRLDCDPYGNSPDSASDSRLIKGGDFLRRSSLDELPQLFNVLKGQMSMVGPRPLYVSQIPEWGEKYISRLDVKPGMTGLAQVMGRGALTIEEKLELDVEYVRRACIWLDIKIMLMTLYVVLTGKDIYEKRYSRDKQKRGEG; this is encoded by the coding sequence TTGTATAGTATCTTAAAACGTGTATTAGATATCCTGATATCTCTGGGGGCGATTTTGCTGCTCCTTCCGGTTTATCTGACAGTGGCGGTTTATATAAAATGTGTCAGCCCGGGTGCGGCGGTTTTTCGTCAGGAAAGGGCGGGCAGGAATGCTAAACCGTTTATACTGTACAAGTTCCGTACAATGCGGCTCGACTGCGACCCTTACGGTAATTCGCCGGATTCGGCTTCTGACAGCCGGCTGATAAAGGGAGGCGATTTCCTCCGCAGGAGCTCGCTCGATGAGCTGCCGCAACTGTTTAATGTGCTTAAGGGACAGATGAGCATGGTCGGCCCGCGGCCGCTGTATGTCTCGCAGATACCTGAATGGGGCGAAAAATATATCTCGCGCCTTGATGTTAAGCCTGGCATGACGGGACTTGCGCAGGTGATGGGCCGCGGCGCGTTGACGATAGAAGAAAAACTCGAACTCGATGTTGAATACGTGCGTAGAGCCTGTATATGGCTTGATATAAAGATAATGCTTATGACACTTTACGTTGTCTTAACCGGAAAAGATATTTATGAAAAACGCTATTCCCGCGATAAGCAGAAACGCGGAGAAGGATGA
- a CDS encoding TIGR01777 family oxidoreductase, whose amino-acid sequence MKIAVAGATGFVGSELCRLLSSMHELTILTRDTQKGHLFFGQAFTIVEFSENRPDLLISELEGVDAVINLAGENIAVARWTPEIKQSILNSRLESSRRLLKTFKEMPEPPKTYIISSATGYYGNRPGETLNESSPSGSGFLADVCRQNEALAPEFESLSIRTIIIRSGPVMDRGGGALKKMMLPFRFYLGACLGSGEQHMPWISLEDETAAIKFLLEHGSLSGVFNLTSPNPATNRQISKAIAAYLNRPCFFRLPAAALRLLMGEMAGELLSSQQVLPERLLEAGFEFKRPLFQDVLST is encoded by the coding sequence ATGAAAATAGCCGTAGCTGGAGCAACAGGGTTTGTAGGGTCTGAATTATGTCGGCTTTTAAGCAGCATGCATGAACTGACAATATTAACCCGAGACACACAAAAGGGCCATCTCTTTTTTGGTCAAGCATTTACAATTGTTGAATTCTCAGAAAACCGCCCCGACCTTCTTATCTCTGAACTTGAAGGTGTAGATGCTGTAATAAATCTTGCCGGCGAGAACATCGCAGTCGCGAGGTGGACGCCAGAGATAAAACAGAGTATCCTTAACAGCCGCCTTGAAAGCTCACGAAGATTGCTGAAAACTTTCAAAGAAATGCCCGAGCCGCCTAAAACTTACATAATATCTTCAGCCACCGGCTATTACGGCAATCGACCGGGAGAGACACTCAACGAATCCAGCCCGTCCGGCAGCGGCTTTCTCGCGGATGTCTGCCGGCAGAATGAAGCTCTCGCACCCGAATTTGAATCGCTGAGCATACGCACCATAATAATCCGCTCCGGGCCGGTCATGGACCGTGGCGGCGGAGCATTAAAAAAAATGATGCTGCCGTTTCGCTTTTATCTCGGCGCCTGCTTAGGCTCCGGCGAGCAGCACATGCCCTGGATCAGTCTGGAAGACGAAACCGCCGCGATCAAATTCCTGCTTGAGCACGGCAGTCTCTCCGGAGTTTTTAATCTTACCTCGCCGAATCCGGCAACAAACCGCCAGATTTCAAAAGCTATCGCCGCGTATCTGAACAGGCCGTGTTTTTTCAGGCTTCCCGCGGCTGCCCTGCGTCTGCTCATGGGCGAAATGGCAGGCGAGCTGCTATCTTCGCAGCAGGTATTGCCGGAAAGGCTTCTTGAAGCGGGTTTTGAATTTAAACGCCCGCTGTTTCAAGACGTTCTTTCGACATAA
- a CDS encoding iron-containing alcohol dehydrogenase, with amino-acid sequence MKNFDYCNPTRIVFGKGSISRLPELIPSGSKVLMLYGGGSIKRNGVYEQVVSAASGFEMVEFGGIEPNPAHETCLQAIEKCRRENVNFILAVGGGSVLDAAKYIAAALKTDCTDPWEILTGEAEVNSAVPLAGILTLPATGSESNGNSVISKRSTKEKRAFGSPHVYPKFSILDPETTFSLPQKQVRNGVVDAFVHVCEQYMCRTGESRLQDRFAEGILQTLIEIGPDTIKDSTDYDKRADFMWSATMALNMLINQGVTQDWSTHMIGHELTAFYGVAHAESLAIVLPGVWRFALEHKGNKLAQYGKRIWGVSTPQEAIDKTEQFFQSVEMPVRLSDYEIDADEAAAKISERFRQRKSVFGEDGLIQADTVGDILLSRA; translated from the coding sequence ATGAAGAATTTTGATTATTGCAATCCTACACGTATTGTTTTCGGCAAGGGATCTATTTCGCGTCTGCCGGAGCTGATTCCATCCGGCTCAAAGGTTCTAATGCTTTATGGCGGCGGCTCGATCAAGAGAAACGGTGTTTATGAACAGGTTGTCTCGGCGGCATCGGGATTTGAGATGGTTGAATTCGGCGGCATTGAGCCAAACCCCGCACATGAGACATGTTTGCAGGCGATAGAGAAGTGCCGCAGGGAAAATGTGAATTTTATACTCGCTGTTGGCGGCGGGTCGGTGCTTGACGCGGCAAAGTATATCGCCGCGGCTTTGAAAACAGACTGCACAGACCCCTGGGAAATACTTACCGGAGAGGCAGAGGTAAACTCCGCTGTTCCGCTGGCAGGAATATTGACACTGCCGGCAACGGGTTCTGAATCAAACGGCAATTCGGTTATAAGCAAAAGAAGCACCAAAGAAAAACGGGCATTCGGCAGCCCGCATGTATATCCGAAGTTCTCGATACTTGATCCGGAAACAACATTCAGCCTGCCGCAAAAACAGGTGCGTAACGGCGTTGTTGACGCGTTTGTGCATGTTTGTGAGCAGTATATGTGCCGAACCGGCGAATCTCGGCTTCAGGACCGTTTCGCTGAGGGTATCCTGCAGACACTGATCGAGATCGGCCCTGATACGATAAAAGATTCTACCGATTATGATAAGCGGGCAGATTTTATGTGGTCGGCGACAATGGCACTTAATATGCTCATCAACCAGGGCGTGACACAGGACTGGTCAACGCACATGATCGGGCACGAGCTGACGGCGTTTTATGGTGTGGCACATGCCGAGAGCCTTGCGATTGTTCTGCCGGGTGTGTGGCGTTTTGCTCTTGAGCACAAGGGTAACAAACTCGCCCAGTACGGCAAACGGATCTGGGGCGTTTCAACACCTCAGGAAGCTATAGACAAAACAGAGCAGTTCTTTCAGTCGGTGGAGATGCCGGTTCGGCTCAGCGATTATGAGATTGACGCCGATGAGGCCGCCGCGAAGATTAGCGAGCGTTTCCGCCAGAGAAAAAGTGTATTCGGTGAAGACGGACTTATACAGGCGGATACTGTCGGCGATATACTTCTCTCACGCGCATAG
- a CDS encoding IS110 family transposase → MNNIITYVGMDTHKKQHKAAIKYPDRDNVVEFTIKNTPSDIKRAVKKIARQAPGPVEFCYEAGVCGFSLKRRIEALGFKCAVIAPSLVPVKPGVRIKTDRRDAKKLQEYYSAGLLTEVHAPNEKQEADRELVRLRETARKDVQRAQHHILKFLNRHSYIYHQGNHWTDKHITWLRGINFEEPALNEVFEAYFAQYINCCERLDRCDRRVEALAETDDYREMVGILSCFHGIKTITAISILVEIFDFARFESAPAFMSYLGLTPKEDSSGESEKKGPITKAGNKRVRRLLNETAHHYRHRYVPSKALKKRRESRPQWGIEIADRAGQRLSYRHRYLRARGKILVKANIAVARELAGFIWFTATQYYARKQAQPQKV, encoded by the coding sequence ATGAACAATATTATAACATATGTAGGAATGGATACACACAAAAAACAACATAAAGCTGCCATAAAATACCCTGATCGGGATAATGTTGTTGAATTTACAATCAAAAATACGCCCTCTGATATTAAACGGGCAGTAAAAAAGATAGCCCGTCAGGCACCTGGGCCGGTTGAATTCTGCTATGAAGCCGGCGTTTGCGGCTTTTCTCTCAAGCGCAGGATTGAGGCTCTGGGCTTTAAATGTGCGGTAATCGCCCCATCTCTGGTACCGGTAAAACCCGGAGTTCGTATAAAAACAGACCGCAGGGACGCAAAGAAGCTTCAGGAGTACTACAGTGCGGGCCTGTTGACCGAGGTTCACGCTCCCAATGAGAAACAGGAGGCAGATAGAGAGCTGGTGCGTCTTCGTGAGACAGCCCGAAAGGATGTCCAGAGAGCACAACATCACATACTCAAGTTTCTCAATCGTCATAGCTATATTTACCATCAGGGCAATCACTGGACAGATAAGCATATAACCTGGCTGCGTGGTATAAACTTCGAAGAGCCCGCCCTGAATGAAGTCTTTGAGGCATATTTCGCCCAGTACATAAACTGTTGTGAAAGGCTCGACAGGTGTGATCGGCGTGTTGAGGCGCTGGCAGAAACGGATGACTACCGCGAAATGGTAGGTATTTTGAGTTGTTTTCACGGCATCAAGACCATCACGGCAATATCCATTCTGGTGGAAATTTTTGATTTTGCCCGTTTTGAATCAGCCCCGGCTTTTATGTCATACCTCGGTTTAACCCCTAAAGAGGACTCCAGTGGAGAATCAGAAAAAAAAGGCCCGATAACCAAGGCCGGCAATAAGCGGGTAAGGCGGCTGCTCAATGAAACTGCCCACCACTACCGGCATCGATATGTTCCATCTAAGGCCCTTAAAAAACGTAGAGAGAGCCGGCCGCAATGGGGAATAGAAATAGCTGACAGGGCCGGGCAGCGTTTGAGTTACCGGCACAGGTACCTTCGGGCCAGGGGCAAGATTCTGGTAAAGGCCAACATCGCAGTTGCCAGAGAGCTGGCCGGGTTCATATGGTTCACAGCAACCCAGTATTACGCAAGAAAACAGGCTCAGCCGCAGAAAGTTTAG
- a CDS encoding ribose-5-phosphate isomerase yields MKIALASDHAGYKYKEIIKEWLKSRGYEVADFGTDSEESCSYTDFIRPAAEAVAEGKCDRGIVLGGSGNGEAITANKVRGIRCALCWDLRSARLSREHNNANVLSLGQRMMSIEEAIEIVELWLSTDFEGGRHQTRIDAIEK; encoded by the coding sequence ATGAAAATAGCTTTAGCGTCCGACCATGCCGGCTACAAGTATAAGGAAATCATCAAAGAATGGCTCAAATCACGCGGCTATGAAGTCGCAGATTTCGGCACCGACAGCGAAGAGTCATGCAGCTATACGGATTTTATCCGTCCGGCCGCCGAGGCTGTTGCCGAGGGTAAATGTGATAGGGGAATCGTGCTTGGCGGTTCGGGCAACGGTGAGGCGATCACCGCCAACAAGGTTCGCGGCATTCGCTGCGCCCTGTGCTGGGATTTGCGTTCGGCACGGCTTTCAAGAGAACACAACAACGCTAACGTGCTCTCGCTGGGACAGAGAATGATGTCAATAGAAGAAGCGATAGAAATCGTTGAGTTGTGGCTAAGCACCGATTTTGAAGGCGGCAGGCACCAGACGCGAATAGACGCGATTGAAAAGTAA
- a CDS encoding GNAT family N-acetyltransferase, producing MQTAEELHRRIRLRKATPGDYALLRPFHYAPGSPGLIARSFAFHDTAGGARYPIAVIIYSRPTLNCRGRNQACSGYFAKITDPKARAMSINRNILRLSRLVVHPAYRGLGLASRIIAESLLPAGKPLIEVISAMPQFGTLFEKNGFHRIEAKPDRERENLLAAIKDAGFGLEPLWNPEPFLDDLPRLPREKRERIIRSSRRFMSRYRSKQLLCSTHAAAEAIKRIRTGGSYYWRLTGRLR from the coding sequence ATGCAGACAGCCGAGGAATTGCACCGTCGAATCCGGCTCCGCAAGGCAACTCCAGGCGATTATGCCCTGCTTCGCCCGTTTCATTACGCCCCGGGCAGCCCGGGGCTTATAGCCCGCAGTTTCGCGTTTCATGATACCGCCGGCGGTGCCAGATATCCGATAGCGGTTATTATTTACTCACGACCGACACTCAACTGCCGCGGGCGGAATCAGGCGTGTTCGGGATATTTCGCGAAAATTACCGATCCGAAAGCCCGTGCGATGAGCATAAACCGCAACATACTGCGGCTGAGCCGGCTTGTCGTGCATCCGGCATACAGGGGGCTTGGGCTGGCTTCGCGGATAATCGCCGAATCACTGCTGCCGGCAGGAAAACCATTGATTGAGGTTATCTCGGCAATGCCTCAATTTGGTACACTGTTTGAGAAAAACGGCTTTCATCGCATTGAGGCCAAGCCCGACAGGGAGAGAGAAAACCTGCTGGCAGCGATTAAAGATGCCGGTTTCGGTCTTGAGCCGCTCTGGAATCCCGAGCCGTTTCTTGACGACCTGCCGCGATTGCCGCGTGAAAAACGTGAACGCATAATCCGCTCGTCACGCCGTTTTATGTCGCGTTACCGTTCAAAACAGCTTTTATGCTCAACCCACGCCGCGGCAGAGGCAATCAAAAGGATTCGCACCGGCGGCAGCTATTACTGGAGACTCACCGGCCGGCTAAGGTAA
- a CDS encoding sigma factor-like helix-turn-helix DNA-binding protein, with protein sequence MSTTNRQMEYLDSSTALHMHAYREHINKLIRRSRMLDRLDRVIVRLYFIDGYSLSQIAAIRGASRAAMQRRFKRILRRLKSPEFCGYMRLHLHMEGVSREVGRRYFFRGVSIQKIAQETGLSIYRVRQIIAQIRKEISESFQNEAV encoded by the coding sequence ATGAGTACAACAAACAGGCAAATGGAGTACCTCGACAGCTCGACCGCCCTGCACATGCACGCCTATCGCGAGCATATCAACAAACTAATCCGCAGGAGCCGTATGCTCGACAGACTTGATCGGGTTATCGTAAGGCTATACTTTATAGATGGTTACAGTCTATCTCAAATAGCCGCGATAAGGGGTGCGTCCCGTGCTGCCATGCAGCGGCGGTTCAAACGGATACTTCGCCGGCTAAAAAGCCCGGAATTCTGCGGATATATGCGGCTGCATCTGCACATGGAAGGTGTCAGCCGCGAAGTCGGCAGGAGATATTTCTTTCGGGGGGTATCGATACAGAAAATCGCACAGGAAACAGGGCTTAGTATCTATCGTGTCCGGCAGATTATAGCACAAATCCGAAAAGAGATCAGCGAAAGTTTCCAAAATGAAGCCGTATAA
- a CDS encoding homoserine dehydrogenase encodes MGKNFEKKIRIGIIGFGTVGCGTAKILLENRENILKKTGLDLELVKVADLDITTPREIELPAGMLTDNTNEIIEDDSIDLGIELIGGTTAAKTIIEKLLKKGKGVVTANKALLAKHGIELFRLARENETFISYEASCAGGIPIVLALRSGLAANNIEGIYGILNGTCNFILTSMAVENKDFPVALKEAQEKGYAEADPTLDINGGDSGHKIAILASIAFGYEISFDDVRVSGIENISIQDINYGLEMGYVLKLLAVAQRDAGDGISLRVMPAFISKTDQLAGVSGPFNAVSVFGDAVGQTMYYGRGAGMMPTASAIIADVIEAGLGNAKRSFEAMKLRSREEFLEHRADPDEIESRFYIRLLALDKPGVFSKLSEVLGKNGISISGALQHEGRGPNNTVPVIITTHLTKLSAINKSIEQIQSLSVIEGCPTCIQIAELPEDTD; translated from the coding sequence ATGGGTAAAAACTTCGAAAAAAAAATCAGAATAGGAATCATCGGTTTTGGCACGGTCGGCTGCGGCACGGCTAAGATTCTGCTTGAAAACCGTGAAAATATCCTCAAAAAAACCGGTCTTGACCTGGAACTTGTAAAGGTTGCAGATTTGGACATAACAACTCCGCGTGAAATCGAGCTCCCCGCGGGTATGCTGACTGATAACACAAACGAGATAATCGAAGATGACTCGATTGATCTGGGCATTGAGCTTATAGGCGGAACGACCGCGGCAAAAACCATCATAGAGAAGCTGCTCAAAAAAGGCAAAGGCGTAGTAACCGCCAACAAGGCCCTTCTGGCCAAGCACGGCATAGAGCTGTTCCGCCTGGCACGAGAAAACGAAACTTTCATCTCCTATGAAGCCAGTTGTGCCGGCGGGATACCTATCGTGCTGGCTCTTCGCAGCGGTCTGGCCGCCAATAATATCGAGGGCATCTACGGCATTCTCAACGGAACCTGCAACTTTATCCTTACCAGCATGGCGGTTGAGAACAAGGATTTCCCCGTCGCTCTCAAAGAAGCCCAGGAAAAAGGCTACGCCGAGGCAGACCCAACTCTCGACATCAACGGCGGCGACAGCGGACACAAGATCGCGATTCTGGCAAGCATCGCGTTTGGATATGAAATTTCGTTCGATGATGTTCGTGTCAGCGGCATAGAAAATATTTCTATACAAGACATAAATTACGGCTTGGAAATGGGTTATGTTCTCAAGCTGCTTGCCGTGGCCCAGCGTGATGCCGGCGACGGAATATCGCTGCGTGTGATGCCGGCCTTTATCAGCAAGACTGACCAGCTCGCCGGCGTCAGCGGCCCGTTCAACGCGGTTAGCGTATTTGGCGATGCCGTCGGCCAGACAATGTACTACGGCCGGGGAGCGGGAATGATGCCCACAGCCAGTGCGATTATCGCTGATGTAATAGAAGCCGGCCTGGGCAACGCAAAGCGGAGTTTCGAGGCGATGAAACTGCGAAGCCGCGAAGAGTTCCTCGAACACAGGGCTGATCCGGACGAAATCGAAAGCCGCTTTTATATCCGACTTCTGGCTCTTGACAAGCCGGGCGTATTCTCGAAGCTCTCCGAAGTGCTTGGCAAAAACGGCATAAGCATCTCCGGCGCACTTCAGCATGAGGGACGCGGGCCCAATAATACCGTACCGGTGATTATAACCACTCACCTGACAAAGCTCTCTGCCATTAACAAGTCGATTGAGCAGATACAATCACTCTCTGTGATAGAAGGCTGCCCGACATGTATCCAGATAGCCGAGCTGCCCGAAGATACGGATTAA
- a CDS encoding cofactor-independent phosphoglycerate mutase — translation MKHIIVIPDGAADEPLEIFDGKTVIEAARTPNIDRLCRSAYQGMVRTVPEGVAPGSDVAQMSILGYNVLENYNGRAPIEAAAQGIDLGSEDWVFRCNLVTYADECMADHSAGHISNEEAGKLMDVIRSELETENIRFYKGVSYRHLCVISGATFDLETQPPHEIIGKPIDKNLPKGKNESLIRELMLRSRSLFENHEINTVRMDLGENPVSSIWLWGQGRKTELKPFKDAYGKTGAMITAVDLARGLATLIGFDIINVEGATGYYDTNYQGKTEAAKEALKTHDVVVVHIEGPDEAGHSGNAVIKKKALERIDELVIGPLAEEMEKYQGSRMLVMPDHPTPIRTQGHTAEPVPFLIYGDGIKPNIDKTFSERNAAQSGLFIDEGYQLMEFFLKGMRR, via the coding sequence ATGAAACACATTATAGTTATACCGGATGGCGCGGCAGATGAGCCGCTCGAGATTTTCGACGGTAAAACCGTCATTGAGGCCGCCCGCACTCCGAACATAGACAGGCTCTGCCGCAGCGCTTACCAGGGCATGGTGAGAACCGTCCCGGAAGGTGTAGCTCCAGGCAGCGATGTAGCCCAGATGAGCATACTTGGCTACAATGTCCTGGAGAACTATAACGGGCGGGCACCTATCGAAGCCGCCGCCCAAGGCATAGATCTGGGCAGCGAAGACTGGGTGTTCCGCTGCAACCTTGTTACCTATGCCGATGAATGCATGGCAGACCACAGCGCCGGGCACATCTCCAACGAAGAAGCCGGCAAGCTGATGGATGTGATCCGCTCAGAGCTGGAAACAGAGAACATCAGATTTTATAAAGGTGTCAGCTACAGGCATTTATGCGTTATAAGCGGCGCAACCTTTGACCTTGAGACACAGCCGCCCCACGAGATTATCGGAAAGCCCATCGACAAGAATCTGCCAAAAGGCAAAAACGAATCTCTAATCCGTGAACTTATGCTCCGCAGCCGCAGCCTGTTCGAAAACCACGAGATAAACACCGTCCGAATGGACCTTGGCGAAAATCCGGTAAGCTCAATCTGGCTCTGGGGTCAGGGCAGAAAAACAGAGCTCAAGCCGTTCAAAGACGCTTACGGCAAGACCGGAGCCATGATAACCGCCGTAGATCTGGCACGCGGGCTGGCAACGCTGATTGGTTTTGATATAATCAACGTCGAAGGCGCAACCGGTTATTACGACACAAACTATCAGGGCAAAACCGAAGCGGCCAAAGAAGCGCTCAAGACGCATGACGTCGTAGTCGTGCATATTGAAGGCCCCGATGAAGCCGGCCACAGCGGCAACGCAGTGATAAAAAAGAAAGCTCTCGAGCGGATAGACGAGCTGGTTATAGGCCCTCTGGCAGAGGAAATGGAGAAATATCAGGGTTCACGTATGCTGGTTATGCCTGACCACCCTACTCCGATCCGCACCCAGGGCCATACCGCCGAGCCGGTACCGTTCCTTATTTATGGAGACGGCATAAAACCAAATATAGATAAAACTTTCTCAGAGAGAAACGCCGCACAAAGCGGGCTTTTTATTGATGAAGGATATCAATTAATGGAATTTTTCTTAAAAGGTATGAGGAGATAA